The following proteins are co-located in the Silene latifolia isolate original U9 population chromosome 1, ASM4854445v1, whole genome shotgun sequence genome:
- the LOC141648890 gene encoding protein FAR1-RELATED SEQUENCE 3-like codes for MKPGFYFAYEVDDDKCLSRVIWADAECRRNYSIFGDALSYDATYGTNKYRMKFTPFTGVDHHKRSVTFACALLDHEDEHSFAWCFKKILDCMDQKEPLCLVTDQDPGCYLPFLKSSKQPVIVFACGTLWRKSRYLQKCLDKDSEHSLPVTTPSPTKIELHAASVYTHKVFYDVQVELKHTSVCGLAGMPLNGDIRVYDVNDELRHTTFQVSYTATTEDVKCTCKLFESKGLLCRHVFWVLSANLLKSIPGKYIVPRWCKVSYRNPFSILPGNLVEDCEPPDVINMEISNVWSEFYSTMAIAKTLSVDRIKELAANLKAFREEVSPASSEVLSKEKEIEQLLGFTNSSEVTILPPKISNNKGSGKRLLSTRKEAIAKSQKPKRLCACCKEMVNHDKRNCPKKDIYSDTSEEDV; via the exons ATGAAACCTGGTTTTTATTTTGCGtatgaggttgatgatgataagtGTTTGAGCAGGGTTATTTGGGCAGATGCTGAGTGTAGGAGGAATTATTCTATATTTGGGGATGCGCTTAGCTATGATGCTACTTATGGAACCAATAAATATCGTATGAAATTCACCCCGTTTACTGGAGTTGATCACCATAAGCGGTCTGTTACGTTTGCATGTGCTTTACTTGATCATGAGGATGAACATTCTTTTGCTTGGTGTTTCAAAAAAATTTTGGACTGTATGGATCAAAAAGAACCATTATGTCTCGTTACGGACCAAGACCCTGGATGTTACTTGCCATTCCTAAAGTCTTCAAAACAGCCCGTCATCGtttttgcatgtggcacattatgGAGAAAGTCG CGTTACCTACAAAAATGTCTAGACAAGGACAGTGAGCACAGTTTACCAGTTACTACTCCATCGCCGACTAAGATTGAGTTACATGCTGCATCTGTCTATACTCATAAAGTTTTTTATGATGTGCAAGTTGAATTGAAGCACACTTCCGTCTGCGGGCTTGCTGGTATGCCCTTGAATGGGGACATTCGTGTATATGATGTAAATGATGAGCTGAGACATACTACATTTCAGGTCTCTTACACTGCCACAACAGAAGATGTTAAGTGTACTTGCAAACTTTTTGAAAGTAAAGGTTTACTTTGCAGACATGTTTTTTGGGTTTTGTCAGCTAACCTTCTTAAAAGCATTCCTGGAAAATACATTGTCCCTCGCTGGTGCAAGGTTTCTTATAGAAATCCTTTTTCAATTCTCCCCGGGAATCTCGTCGAGGATTGTGAGCCTCCTGATGTTATTAACATGGAGATTTCTAATGTGTGGTCAGAGTTTTATTCTACAATGGCTATTGCAAAAACTCTTTCTGTAGATCGAATTAAAGAGTTAGCTGCAAATTTGAAGGCTTTTAGAGAGGAAGTCAGTCCTGCATCATCAGAGGTATTATCCAAGGAGAAAGAGATAGAGCAATTGTTGGGCTTCACAAATTCTTCAGAAGTTACAATCTTACCACCAAAAATATCAAATAACAAGGGCAGCGGGAAAAGGCTTTTGTCTACCAGGAAGGAGGCTATTGCGAAATCACAGAAGCCCAAAAGACTGTGCGCCTGCTGCAAAGAAATGGTGAACCATGACAAACGCAATTGTCCTAAAAAGGATATATATTCG GACACTTCTGAAGAGGATGTTTGA